The proteins below are encoded in one region of Brevundimonas fontaquae:
- a CDS encoding DUF2336 domain-containing protein, translated as MSDRAVIEPAEIKGSRLPELIGLASEESSEKRRLLLRELTEHFFGVPAPNANENVLYGAVLAKLSDEMEVAVRAELAARFAHAPNAPHSLIRRFADDELEVAEEVLRASTVLTDDDLIQIVRKRSQGHLRAVSGRATVSEAVSDVIVEHGDDHTLDTLLRNDGARLSRAASETAVERAKANPALHAATVERQSLPADLLNEMYFVVEARLRHQILEQNARMDPALLEAALTAGRTRVATHDGSLPADYVENLAYIDELQAAGQLTPQTLIRFLRSNAKTQFLIALSKLADVDFHTARGIVERKDLDALSVVCKAADMDRAVYLTYAVAILGAEDNPMGKAAAYGRMYGELTRDAALRTLRFWRMRRTAQAA; from the coding sequence ATGAGCGATCGTGCCGTGATTGAACCTGCCGAGATCAAGGGCTCGCGCCTGCCGGAACTCATTGGGTTGGCCAGCGAGGAGTCCAGCGAAAAGCGCCGCCTGCTTCTGCGCGAACTGACCGAGCATTTCTTCGGCGTGCCAGCCCCCAACGCCAATGAGAACGTGCTTTACGGCGCCGTGCTGGCCAAGCTGTCCGACGAGATGGAGGTCGCGGTTCGCGCCGAGCTGGCCGCGCGGTTCGCCCACGCGCCCAATGCGCCCCACAGCCTGATCCGACGCTTCGCCGACGACGAGCTCGAAGTCGCCGAAGAGGTGCTGCGCGCCTCCACCGTCCTGACCGACGACGACCTGATCCAGATCGTTCGCAAGCGCAGCCAGGGCCATCTGCGCGCCGTCTCGGGCCGCGCGACTGTGTCCGAGGCCGTCTCGGACGTCATCGTCGAACACGGCGACGACCACACGCTGGACACCCTGCTGCGAAACGACGGCGCCCGGTTGTCGCGCGCGGCGTCCGAAACCGCCGTCGAACGCGCCAAGGCCAATCCGGCGCTGCACGCCGCCACGGTCGAGCGCCAGAGCCTGCCCGCCGATCTGCTGAACGAGATGTATTTCGTCGTCGAGGCCCGCCTGCGTCACCAGATTCTGGAACAGAACGCCCGTATGGACCCGGCCCTGCTGGAGGCGGCGCTGACCGCCGGCCGCACCCGCGTCGCCACCCATGACGGCTCCCTGCCCGCCGACTACGTCGAGAACCTGGCCTATATCGACGAGCTTCAGGCGGCCGGGCAGCTGACGCCTCAGACCCTGATCCGCTTCCTGCGGTCCAACGCCAAGACCCAGTTCCTGATCGCCCTGTCGAAGCTGGCCGACGTGGACTTCCACACCGCGCGAGGGATCGTTGAGCGCAAGGATCTCGACGCCCTGTCGGTGGTCTGCAAGGCGGCCGACATGGACCGCGCCGTCTATCTGACCTACGCCGTGGCCATCCTGGGCGCCGAGGACAATCCGATGGGCAAGGCCGCCGCCTATGGCCGCATGTACGGCGAACTGACCCGCGACGCGGCGCTGCGCACCCTGCGCTTCTGGCGCATGCGCCGGACCGCCCAGGCGGCGTAA
- a CDS encoding DUF2336 domain-containing protein, whose product MGDLAAMIGEEATPPPLRARRALLKRLADVMSLPASRINAFERAVTGDLLVEMLRLASHDERKRVASRLAPLAELPNSVARILLRDDPDVAALLIEQCASLSDADLVGCARDAGFEHRMLLAVRRGLSEIVTETLFSFGEMEVIEAVLRNTTARLSQLGVETVVGLSRQSPGLCNPLLKRPELRPSGAYVMFWWCAPEDRRTILQRFAVSREVMQEASEDVFPMANQEGWSDPVARKALQFIERRQRNRAAVEKSPFDNLEHAVMVAARDGLTRETASEIAFLAGIKPLTGAKLLGDPGGEPLAILCKATGMSRVDLTNLWRSMRRPETTADGHIHPDWERVQITYEMLAVDRAQTVLRYWNWSLSSALTPTLLRAIRDGEDDAVDEYSAPERAAMMVLAEDFGR is encoded by the coding sequence ATGGGCGATCTGGCAGCCATGATCGGGGAAGAGGCGACGCCGCCGCCGCTGCGTGCGCGCCGGGCGCTGCTGAAGCGTCTGGCCGATGTGATGTCCCTGCCTGCCAGCCGTATCAACGCCTTCGAGCGGGCGGTGACGGGCGACCTGCTGGTCGAGATGCTGCGGCTGGCCTCGCACGACGAGCGCAAGCGCGTGGCCTCGCGTCTGGCGCCGCTGGCTGAACTGCCCAACAGCGTGGCGCGCATTCTGTTGCGCGACGATCCGGATGTCGCCGCCCTGCTGATCGAACAATGCGCGTCGCTGAGCGATGCGGACCTCGTCGGCTGCGCGCGCGACGCCGGCTTCGAGCATCGGATGCTGCTGGCGGTGCGCCGGGGCCTGTCGGAGATCGTGACCGAGACCCTGTTCTCGTTCGGCGAGATGGAGGTGATCGAGGCGGTGCTGCGCAACACGACCGCGCGCCTGTCGCAGTTGGGCGTCGAGACGGTCGTGGGCCTGAGCCGCCAGTCGCCGGGCCTGTGCAACCCCTTGCTGAAGCGGCCCGAGCTGAGGCCGTCGGGCGCCTATGTCATGTTCTGGTGGTGCGCGCCCGAGGATCGCCGCACCATCCTGCAACGGTTCGCCGTGTCCCGCGAAGTCATGCAGGAGGCGTCGGAGGACGTCTTTCCCATGGCCAATCAGGAAGGCTGGTCCGACCCGGTCGCGCGCAAGGCGTTGCAGTTCATCGAGCGTCGACAGAGGAACCGCGCCGCCGTCGAAAAAAGCCCGTTCGACAATCTGGAACACGCGGTCATGGTCGCCGCCCGCGACGGCCTGACGCGCGAGACGGCGTCCGAAATCGCCTTCCTGGCCGGGATCAAACCGCTGACGGGGGCCAAGCTTCTGGGCGATCCCGGCGGCGAGCCGCTGGCCATCCTGTGCAAGGCGACGGGGATGTCGCGCGTCGATCTGACCAATCTGTGGCGCTCGATGCGGCGGCCCGAGACGACGGCGGACGGTCATATCCATCCCGATTGGGAGCGGGTCCAGATCACTTATGAAATGTTGGCCGTTGATCGCGCCCAGACGGTGTTGCGTTACTGGAACTGGTCCTTGTCGTCGGCCCTGACGCCCACGCTGTTGCGCGCCATTCGCGACGGCGAGGATGACGCCGTCGATGAATATTCGGCGCCCGAACGCGCGGCGATGATGGTGCTGGCCGAAGACTTCGGCCGCTAG
- a CDS encoding TonB family protein: MRAILFGLGLTLTTTSALANTTDQATQPLGTSPVRIDSVRRGERTIEPTLLQIPTTEVTCDGATIGPAYADDLRIESTRHYSNDGSVLQKPEVVLNFAVDETGRTRDIRPASMADPIDEIIIPARIPSDQEQAALAAWRFAGGPRSNCRLTIRYIAKPVAEASRNDLLRYFAVTRTRGPLRDAVAARLAGPDANCGGDRRGGRSPRTVSHPDDRIGQRPPPGGRSWTVLRWDVDAEGRAVDVETLGSSGDAAFDAETRRAVSNTIVQGGVPLKGCVFNFHRGGDRLPAPDLPEREDDPLQNCPAEVRSRFQARGAPDSFPVAFRERGIEGWALVRFDLATWGQVGNVQIIDAQPAAAFGDSGRRTVQSGRAEPSNTFGVRCVVPVRYVLPTNPVSGEPVRGDRSDDSAAD; encoded by the coding sequence ATGCGCGCGATCCTGTTCGGCCTCGGCCTGACCCTGACAACGACATCGGCCTTGGCCAACACGACCGATCAGGCGACGCAGCCTCTTGGAACGTCTCCGGTCCGCATCGATAGCGTCAGGCGGGGTGAACGGACGATCGAGCCGACACTTCTTCAAATTCCCACAACCGAAGTCACGTGTGATGGTGCGACGATTGGTCCAGCGTATGCCGATGATCTGCGGATCGAATCCACACGCCACTATTCCAACGACGGGTCCGTCCTGCAGAAGCCCGAGGTGGTCCTGAACTTCGCCGTCGATGAGACGGGGCGCACTCGCGACATCCGTCCCGCCTCGATGGCCGATCCAATCGATGAAATCATCATTCCGGCGAGAATTCCCTCCGATCAGGAACAGGCCGCCCTTGCCGCCTGGCGCTTCGCAGGCGGGCCTCGCAGCAACTGCCGCCTGACAATCCGCTACATCGCCAAGCCCGTGGCCGAAGCGAGTAGGAACGACCTGCTGCGATACTTCGCCGTCACCCGTACGCGTGGTCCGCTCCGCGACGCCGTCGCCGCGCGCCTGGCTGGCCCAGACGCCAACTGCGGCGGGGATCGTCGCGGCGGCCGCTCGCCGCGCACCGTCAGCCACCCCGACGACAGGATCGGCCAACGGCCTCCGCCTGGTGGTCGGTCCTGGACCGTCCTGCGTTGGGACGTAGACGCTGAGGGCCGGGCCGTGGACGTGGAAACCCTGGGCTCGTCCGGCGACGCCGCCTTCGACGCAGAGACACGTCGCGCCGTCTCGAACACCATCGTCCAGGGCGGCGTGCCGCTGAAAGGTTGCGTCTTCAACTTCCACCGGGGCGGCGACCGCCTGCCTGCGCCGGACCTGCCGGAGCGTGAGGACGACCCGCTGCAAAACTGTCCGGCCGAAGTCCGCTCGCGGTTTCAGGCGCGCGGCGCCCCGGATTCCTTCCCTGTCGCCTTTCGCGAGCGCGGGATCGAGGGCTGGGCCCTGGTGCGGTTCGATCTCGCGACCTGGGGCCAGGTCGGCAATGTCCAGATCATCGACGCCCAACCCGCCGCCGCCTTTGGCGACAGCGGCCGTCGCACGGTCCAATCGGGCCGCGCCGAACCGTCCAATACTTTCGGCGTCCGCTGCGTCGTGCCCGTCCGCTACGTCCTGCCCACCAATCCGGTCAGCGGAGAGCCGGTCCGAGGCGACAGGTCGGACGACAGCGCGGCCGACTGA
- a CDS encoding MucR family transcriptional regulator — protein MEDKPELLEMTADIVSAYVGNNSVSAEALPALIANIHAALSGVSNGPVEAEPEPKEPAVPIRKSIAPDFLICLEDGRKFKSLKRHLRTKYDMSPEEYRAKWGLPKDYPMVAPNYAKARSELAKSMGLGQGGRKPARAAGTRAKK, from the coding sequence ATGGAAGATAAGCCCGAACTGCTGGAAATGACCGCAGACATCGTGTCGGCCTATGTCGGCAACAACTCGGTCTCGGCAGAGGCCTTGCCTGCGCTTATCGCCAATATTCACGCGGCGCTGTCGGGCGTGTCGAACGGTCCGGTCGAGGCCGAACCTGAACCCAAGGAACCGGCGGTGCCGATCCGCAAGTCGATCGCCCCCGATTTTCTGATCTGCCTGGAAGACGGCCGCAAGTTCAAGTCGTTGAAGCGCCACCTGCGCACCAAATACGACATGAGCCCCGAAGAATACCGCGCCAAGTGGGGTCTGCCGAAAGACTATCCGATGGTCGCCCCGAACTACGCCAAGGCGCGTTCGGAATTGGCCAAGTCGATGGGCCTGGGCCAGGGCGGTCGCAAGCCCGCCCGCGCCGCCGGAACCCGCGCGAAGAAGTGA
- a CDS encoding ABC transporter substrate-binding protein has product MSLLGNRLLTRRRALIAGGAAVAAGAIGLRACGRAEAPVDEQGRVRLRFATDWRAQAEQGGFYQALASGAYEKRGLNVQIVQGGPGVNVPHLLASGAVELGMGSNSFIPLNLVASGAPVKAVAAFFQKDPQVLMAHPDAALETIADLAGRPFLLSEAGISTFWVWLKAKYSFTDEQLRPFAYDPAAFIANARAVQQGYLTSDPYAIEQTADFDPRVFLLADEGYPSYAAMVLAPNAFARDNAAALRSFIAASAEGWRDYIRGDASAADALIRKDNPDMTQAMLDQARERLRDYAIVDGGDAALYGLGALTEDRWQAFFDVTSKAGVYESGLNWRDAFTDNYLPGRG; this is encoded by the coding sequence ATGAGCTTGTTGGGGAATCGCCTGCTGACCCGTCGCCGTGCGCTGATCGCGGGCGGGGCGGCTGTGGCGGCGGGAGCGATCGGGCTTCGGGCCTGCGGGCGGGCCGAGGCGCCGGTCGACGAACAGGGCCGCGTGCGCCTGCGGTTCGCCACCGACTGGCGCGCCCAGGCCGAACAGGGCGGATTCTATCAGGCGCTCGCCAGCGGGGCCTATGAGAAGCGCGGGCTGAACGTCCAGATCGTCCAGGGCGGGCCGGGCGTGAACGTGCCGCACCTGCTGGCCTCGGGCGCGGTCGAGCTGGGCATGGGCTCCAACAGCTTCATCCCCCTGAACCTGGTCGCGTCCGGCGCGCCGGTGAAGGCGGTCGCCGCCTTCTTCCAGAAGGACCCGCAGGTTCTGATGGCCCATCCCGACGCGGCGCTGGAGACCATCGCCGATCTGGCCGGCCGGCCCTTCCTGCTGTCCGAGGCCGGGATCAGCACCTTCTGGGTCTGGCTGAAAGCCAAATACAGCTTCACCGACGAGCAATTGCGCCCCTTCGCCTACGACCCCGCCGCCTTCATCGCCAATGCACGGGCGGTGCAGCAGGGCTATCTGACCAGCGATCCCTACGCCATCGAACAGACGGCCGATTTCGACCCGCGCGTCTTTCTGCTGGCCGACGAGGGCTATCCCTCCTACGCCGCCATGGTCCTGGCGCCCAACGCCTTCGCCCGGGACAATGCGGCGGCGCTGCGCAGCTTCATCGCCGCATCGGCCGAGGGCTGGCGCGACTACATCCGGGGTGACGCCTCGGCCGCCGACGCCTTGATCCGCAAGGACAACCCGGACATGACCCAGGCTATGCTGGATCAGGCCCGCGAACGCCTGCGCGACTACGCCATCGTCGATGGCGGCGACGCGGCGCTTTACGGCCTGGGCGCCCTGACCGAGGACCGCTGGCAGGCCTTCTTCGACGTGACCTCAAAGGCGGGGGTTTACGAGTCTGGTCTGAACTGGCGCGACGCCTTCACCGACAACTATCTGCCCGGTCGCGGCTGA
- a CDS encoding PAS domain S-box protein: MSIGINRSQLAQMFAHAPGFMALLTGPEHRFELTNPNYQKVIGHREVVGRTVAEVLPDAVAQGYLDLLDQVYRTGEPHRAESARYAVQAEPGGEVVERYVDFVYQPLKDAQGQVWGIFVQGMDVSDRHRADQALALSEARYGAVFEAMATGFCVIEMKFDAADRPVDYKIVEGNKAFEEMTGLVDPYGKWVSEIAPGLEQHWFDLYGGVARTGEPVRFENPADIFGRWYDVQALRIGQPGAWQVAILFNNITERKQSETRQNALLELNDAIRDLTDAGDIAQASAQVLARTMGVSRAGYGTVDTGAETITIARDFNQPGVSSIAGVLSFRDYGSYIEDIKRGETVAIDDVALDPRTADTAEALKAISAGSFVNMPLMEQGRVVAMVFVNHATPRHYTDSDLRLMRDVAERVRTATERARSEAALRDSEAQFRVFAQATPIQIWASWSDGSLYWFNPQVYAYSGLAEGALDGTTGWGKIVHPDDLDWASERWVQALASGQVYENEFRIRRHDGVYRTFMVRAEPVHDEEGRVLRWVGSNTDIEDLRRQSAELARFNETLEEQVAERTSALMQAEEALRQSQKMEAVGQLTGGIAHDFNNLLAGISGSLELITNRIAQGRHAEVERFTVAAQGAAKRAAALTHRLLAFSRRQTLDPKPTDPNRLIRGMEDLVRRTTGPGIEVEVVAGAGLWPVLIDAHQLENAVLNLCINARDAMPSGGRLTIETGNRWIDARTAKAQDLEPGQYVSICVSDTGTGMAPEVAARAFEPFFTTKPLGEGTGLGLSMIYGFVRQSGGQVRIYSEAGEGAMICLYLPRHFGEVDDADLISEVEQAPRAQAGETVMVVDDEPTVRMLVAEILHELGYQCIEASDGVAGLKLLQSGARIDLLVTDVGLPGGMNGRQMADAARIDRPDLKVLFITGYAENAVVGNGHLDPGMHVMTKPFAMEALGSRIRELIEN, translated from the coding sequence TTGTCTATCGGTATCAATCGCAGCCAGTTGGCGCAGATGTTCGCGCATGCGCCGGGGTTCATGGCGCTGCTTACCGGGCCGGAACACCGGTTCGAGCTGACCAATCCCAACTATCAGAAGGTGATCGGCCACCGCGAGGTGGTCGGGCGCACGGTGGCCGAAGTGCTGCCCGATGCGGTGGCGCAAGGGTATCTGGATCTGCTGGACCAGGTTTACCGCACCGGCGAACCGCACCGGGCCGAAAGCGCGCGCTATGCCGTCCAGGCCGAGCCGGGCGGGGAGGTGGTGGAGCGTTACGTCGACTTTGTCTACCAGCCGCTGAAGGACGCGCAGGGTCAGGTCTGGGGCATCTTCGTCCAGGGGATGGACGTCTCGGATCGCCACCGGGCGGACCAGGCGCTGGCGCTGAGCGAGGCCCGGTACGGCGCGGTGTTCGAGGCGATGGCGACGGGCTTCTGCGTCATCGAGATGAAATTCGACGCGGCGGATCGGCCGGTCGACTACAAGATCGTCGAGGGCAACAAGGCCTTCGAGGAGATGACCGGCCTGGTCGACCCCTACGGCAAATGGGTCAGCGAGATCGCGCCGGGGCTGGAGCAGCACTGGTTCGACCTGTACGGCGGGGTGGCGCGCACGGGCGAGCCGGTCCGCTTCGAGAACCCGGCCGACATCTTCGGTCGCTGGTATGACGTGCAGGCGCTGAGGATCGGCCAGCCGGGCGCCTGGCAGGTCGCCATCCTGTTCAACAACATCACCGAGCGAAAACAGAGCGAGACGCGGCAGAACGCGCTGCTGGAGCTAAACGACGCGATCCGCGACCTGACCGACGCCGGCGACATCGCCCAGGCCTCGGCCCAGGTTCTAGCCCGCACCATGGGCGTCAGCCGGGCGGGCTACGGGACGGTGGACACCGGCGCCGAGACCATCACCATCGCGCGCGACTTCAACCAGCCGGGGGTGAGCAGCATCGCCGGCGTCCTGTCGTTCCGCGATTACGGGTCCTATATCGAGGACATCAAGCGCGGCGAGACGGTGGCGATCGACGACGTCGCCCTCGATCCGCGCACAGCGGATACGGCCGAGGCTTTGAAGGCCATCAGCGCCGGGTCGTTCGTCAACATGCCGCTGATGGAGCAGGGGCGGGTCGTGGCGATGGTCTTCGTCAACCATGCGACGCCGCGCCATTACACCGATAGCGACCTGCGCCTGATGCGCGATGTGGCCGAGCGGGTGCGCACGGCGACCGAGCGCGCGCGCAGCGAGGCGGCCCTGCGCGACAGCGAGGCCCAGTTCCGGGTCTTCGCCCAGGCCACGCCGATCCAGATCTGGGCCAGCTGGTCGGATGGGTCGCTGTATTGGTTCAACCCCCAGGTCTATGCCTACTCCGGCCTGGCAGAGGGCGCGTTGGACGGCACGACCGGGTGGGGCAAGATCGTTCATCCGGACGACCTGGACTGGGCGTCCGAGCGATGGGTCCAGGCCCTGGCCAGCGGCCAGGTCTATGAGAACGAGTTCCGCATCCGCCGCCACGACGGCGTCTATCGCACCTTCATGGTGCGGGCCGAGCCCGTGCACGACGAAGAGGGGCGGGTCCTGCGCTGGGTCGGCTCCAACACCGACATCGAGGACCTGCGACGCCAATCGGCCGAACTGGCGCGGTTCAACGAGACGCTGGAAGAACAGGTCGCCGAACGCACCAGCGCTCTGATGCAGGCCGAGGAGGCGCTGCGTCAGAGCCAGAAGATGGAGGCGGTCGGACAGTTGACCGGCGGCATCGCCCACGACTTCAACAACCTGCTGGCCGGCATCAGCGGTAGCCTGGAACTGATCACCAACCGGATCGCGCAGGGGCGTCATGCCGAGGTGGAGCGGTTCACGGTGGCGGCGCAGGGGGCGGCGAAACGGGCGGCGGCCCTGACGCACAGGCTGCTGGCCTTCTCGCGGCGTCAGACCCTGGATCCCAAGCCGACCGATCCCAACCGCCTGATCCGCGGGATGGAAGATCTGGTGCGGCGCACGACAGGGCCGGGCATTGAGGTCGAGGTGGTCGCCGGCGCCGGCCTGTGGCCCGTGCTGATCGACGCGCACCAGCTGGAAAACGCGGTGCTGAACCTGTGCATCAATGCGCGCGACGCCATGCCGAGCGGGGGGCGTCTGACCATCGAGACCGGCAATCGCTGGATCGACGCGCGCACGGCCAAGGCCCAGGATCTGGAGCCGGGACAATATGTCTCCATCTGCGTCAGCGACACCGGCACGGGCATGGCGCCGGAGGTGGCGGCGCGCGCGTTCGAGCCCTTCTTCACCACCAAGCCGCTGGGCGAGGGGACGGGCCTGGGCCTGTCGATGATCTATGGCTTCGTGCGCCAGTCGGGCGGACAGGTGCGGATCTATTCCGAGGCGGGCGAGGGGGCGATGATCTGCCTGTATCTGCCGCGCCATTTCGGCGAGGTGGACGACGCCGATCTGATCTCCGAGGTCGAACAGGCCCCGCGCGCCCAGGCCGGCGAGACGGTCATGGTCGTGGACGACGAGCCGACGGTGCGGATGCTGGTCGCCGAAATCCTACATGAACTGGGCTATCAGTGCATCGAGGCGTCCGACGGCGTGGCAGGGCTGAAGCTGCTGCAATCGGGGGCGCGGATCGACCTGCTGGTGACCGATGTGGGCCTGCCGGGCGGGATGAACGGGCGTCAGATGGCGGATGCGGCGCGGATCGATCGGCCGGACCTGAAGGTGCTGTTCATCACCGGCTATGCCGAGAATGCGGTGGTCGGCAACGGGCACCTGGACCCCGGCATGCACGTCATGACCAAGCCCTTCGCCATGGAGGCGCTGGGCAG